A region from the Halosolutus gelatinilyticus genome encodes:
- a CDS encoding 30S ribosomal protein S8 encodes MTGNDPLSNALSGLDNAESVGHLTHEVAPASNEIGSVLEVFYDRGYIDGFEFVDDGKAGLFEVELKGAINECGPVKPRYAAGADEFEKWEKRYLPARDFGALVVTTSSGIMSHYEAREQGIGGQVIAYVY; translated from the coding sequence ATGACCGGAAACGATCCACTCAGCAATGCGCTCTCGGGGCTCGACAACGCCGAGAGCGTCGGTCATCTGACCCACGAGGTAGCGCCCGCCTCGAACGAGATCGGCAGCGTGCTCGAGGTCTTCTACGACCGCGGGTACATCGACGGCTTCGAGTTCGTCGACGACGGCAAGGCCGGTCTGTTCGAGGTCGAACTGAAAGGAGCGATCAACGAGTGTGGCCCCGTCAAGCCCCGCTACGCCGCAGGTGCCGACGAGTTCGAGAAGTGGGAGAAGCGCTATCTCCCCGCTCGCGACTTCGGTGCGCTCGTCGTCACGACGAGCAGCGGCATCATGAGCCACTACGAGGCTCGTGAGCAGGGGATCGGCGGCCAGGTGATCGCATACGTCTACTAA
- a CDS encoding ABC transporter permease, producing the protein MLEITSFEAGRRLRGSLLLSGALIALIVLTVALFPSIQESGADLDAYLESLPPEATRAFVGNVTTLTTIEGYLVSQLYQFGWVLLLAIYYAYAAASSIAGEVERGTVGLTLSLPVTRTRVVVGKFLSLVPGVVLVNAITFLAVYVGLVLIDESIDVIDLFAVHACSIAYLLACAGVGLLASVAFDSIRRAQTAGAGAVFGLFLLDTFTFDTDYEWLGDVAFSRYFDPGAILVEGDISWTDLSVLLVAIFILVIVSSEYFERRDLTG; encoded by the coding sequence ATGCTCGAAATCACGTCCTTCGAAGCCGGCCGCCGACTCCGCGGATCCCTGCTCCTCTCCGGGGCGCTGATCGCGCTAATCGTTCTCACCGTCGCGCTCTTCCCGTCGATTCAGGAGTCGGGGGCCGATCTCGACGCCTACCTCGAATCGCTTCCGCCCGAGGCGACGCGCGCGTTCGTCGGGAACGTGACGACGCTGACGACGATCGAGGGGTACCTCGTCTCCCAGCTATACCAGTTCGGATGGGTGTTGCTCCTCGCGATTTACTACGCCTACGCCGCGGCGTCGTCGATCGCGGGGGAGGTCGAACGCGGCACGGTAGGGCTGACGCTGTCGCTGCCGGTAACGCGAACTCGAGTGGTCGTGGGCAAGTTCCTATCGCTCGTTCCGGGCGTCGTCCTCGTGAACGCGATCACGTTTCTCGCGGTCTACGTCGGCCTCGTCCTCATCGACGAGTCGATCGACGTGATCGATCTATTCGCCGTGCACGCGTGTTCGATCGCCTACCTGCTCGCCTGCGCCGGCGTCGGACTGCTGGCGTCCGTCGCGTTCGATTCCATTCGCCGGGCCCAGACCGCCGGCGCTGGGGCGGTCTTCGGCCTGTTCCTGCTCGATACGTTCACGTTCGACACCGACTACGAGTGGCTCGGTGACGTCGCGTTCTCGCGGTACTTCGACCCCGGCGCGATCCTCGTTGAGGGCGACATTTCGTGGACCGATCTCTCCGTTCTGCTGGTCGCCATTTTCATCCTCGTCATCGTCAGTAGCGAGTACTTCGAACGGCGCGATCTCACCGGATGA
- a CDS encoding 30S ribosomal protein S4e produces the protein MTKHQKRLSVPKSWPVERKTDVFTVKAGAGPHGKEGVPLLILLRDVLGYVDSKKEARYALSEDAILVNGDPINDEQRPIGIFDIVAFPAREEYYRVFPDEGGRLSLTEVGEDAAGSRLGKIEGKQQVPGGDTQLTLHDGTNVIVEDGSEYSANDSIVIDNEDKSIVAHFPYEEGALVTAVRGNHGGKIGEVDAIDVTPGSGSNTVTVSTEDGGFETVEEYVVVIDENFTGGDD, from the coding sequence ATGACGAAACACCAGAAACGACTGTCGGTACCGAAGTCCTGGCCGGTCGAGCGCAAGACGGACGTGTTCACGGTCAAGGCCGGCGCCGGCCCGCACGGTAAAGAGGGCGTTCCCCTCCTCATCCTCCTGCGGGACGTGCTCGGCTACGTGGACTCGAAGAAGGAAGCCCGATACGCCCTGAGCGAGGACGCGATCCTCGTCAACGGCGACCCGATCAACGACGAACAGCGACCGATCGGGATCTTCGACATCGTCGCGTTCCCCGCGCGCGAGGAGTACTACCGCGTCTTCCCCGACGAGGGCGGTCGGCTCTCGCTGACCGAGGTCGGCGAGGACGCAGCCGGAAGCCGCCTCGGAAAGATCGAGGGCAAACAGCAAGTCCCCGGCGGGGACACGCAGCTGACGCTCCACGACGGCACGAACGTGATCGTCGAGGACGGCAGCGAGTACAGCGCGAACGACTCGATCGTCATCGACAACGAGGACAAGTCGATCGTCGCCCACTTCCCGTACGAGGAGGGCGCGCTCGTGACGGCCGTCCGTGGCAACCACGGCGGCAAGATCGGCGAGGTCGACGCGATCGACGTCACGCCCGGTAGCGGCTCGAACACCGTCACCGTTTCCACCGAGGACGGCGGCTTCGAGACGGTCGAGGAGTACGTCGTCGTGATCGACGAGAACTTTACAGGAGGTGACGACTGA
- a CDS encoding 50S ribosomal protein L18, protein MATGPRYNVPMRRRREVRTDYHQRLRLLKSGKPRLVARKSNKHTMAQLVTPGPQGDETLASAHSDDLSEYGWEAPTGNLPAAYLTGLLAGTRAVEAGLEEAVLDIGLNTATPGNKVFAVQEGAIDAGLEIPHNDSVLADWSRTRGEHIAEYAEQLDEPLYSGEFDATELPEHFDEVREAILE, encoded by the coding sequence ATGGCGACAGGACCACGATACAACGTTCCGATGCGCCGTCGCCGTGAGGTCCGGACGGACTACCATCAGAGGTTGCGCCTGCTGAAATCGGGCAAACCACGCCTCGTCGCTCGCAAGAGCAACAAGCACACTATGGCGCAGCTGGTTACTCCCGGTCCTCAGGGCGATGAAACACTCGCAAGCGCCCACTCGGACGATCTCTCCGAGTACGGGTGGGAAGCGCCGACGGGGAACCTCCCCGCGGCCTACCTGACCGGCCTGCTGGCCGGCACGCGAGCCGTCGAGGCCGGCCTCGAGGAAGCGGTCCTCGACATCGGCCTCAACACGGCGACGCCCGGCAACAAGGTGTTCGCCGTCCAGGAAGGTGCGATCGACGCCGGACTCGAGATTCCGCACAACGACAGCGTGCTCGCGGACTGGTCGCGTACCCGCGGCGAACACATCGCCGAGTACGCCGAGCAGTTAGACGAGCCGCTGTACAGCGGTGAGTTCGACGCGACCGAACTACCAGAACACTTCGACGAAGTACGAGAGGCGATTCTCGAATGA
- a CDS encoding COG1361 S-layer family protein produces MAGRGRATGRNRRRTGIVAWSLVLGAGSAIVAIAVVAMVVAGTVPPAATVAGVEAVAPMQNESPQNDTDAVEPAPESPGGDRPPRTDPATENESARRPAAENDTTGTPAERPAGSPQIVQASEADVTVNVAENQSIQAGDASSVAFEVTNDGDRQATDIVVTLQAPDGALSLGSLAAPQPTQSVYLEDLWPGDTATIDVNVVAADVDRGAYPLYASVQYRVETDDEEDGDDRADRNESDTDDVVDEVVEDEDDDDGGDDEDDEDDEIVETGGPSVLGIAVDQDRPFDVEPADEEVPVDGEGVYEARITNDGTETVTGIVATIDVGPPLSSESRTAYVGTLGPDESETVRFALESSADAIETTTGAAITIEYDTEPDDRTSTDPIPIPVSIVDADEGTDVDSVAPFAAAAVVVALTAIWWFRRR; encoded by the coding sequence ATGGCGGGCCGAGGGCGCGCGACGGGTCGGAACCGGCGGCGGACGGGAATCGTCGCGTGGAGTCTCGTACTCGGTGCTGGATCGGCGATCGTCGCGATCGCGGTGGTCGCGATGGTGGTGGCCGGAACCGTCCCACCCGCGGCGACGGTTGCCGGTGTCGAAGCGGTCGCTCCGATGCAGAACGAGTCGCCGCAAAACGACACGGACGCGGTGGAACCGGCTCCGGAATCCCCGGGCGGCGATCGGCCACCTCGGACCGATCCGGCGACCGAGAACGAGTCGGCTCGCCGGCCGGCCGCAGAGAACGACACGACCGGAACGCCAGCCGAACGGCCGGCGGGGTCCCCCCAGATCGTCCAAGCGTCCGAAGCGGACGTCACCGTCAATGTCGCGGAAAACCAGTCCATCCAGGCCGGCGACGCGTCGTCGGTCGCGTTCGAGGTGACGAACGACGGCGATCGGCAGGCGACGGACATCGTCGTCACGCTGCAAGCGCCGGACGGCGCGCTATCGCTCGGCTCGCTCGCCGCGCCGCAGCCGACGCAGTCGGTCTACCTGGAAGACCTGTGGCCCGGCGACACCGCGACGATCGACGTCAACGTCGTGGCCGCCGACGTCGACCGAGGGGCGTACCCGCTGTACGCCAGCGTCCAATACCGCGTCGAAACGGACGACGAGGAAGACGGAGACGATCGCGCCGATCGAAACGAATCGGATACGGACGACGTGGTCGACGAGGTCGTCGAGGACGAAGATGACGACGATGGCGGAGATGACGAGGACGACGAGGACGACGAAATCGTCGAGACCGGAGGGCCCTCGGTGCTCGGAATCGCCGTCGATCAGGACCGGCCCTTCGACGTGGAACCCGCGGACGAGGAGGTCCCCGTGGACGGGGAGGGCGTCTACGAGGCGCGGATTACGAACGACGGAACCGAGACGGTGACCGGGATCGTCGCCACGATCGACGTCGGGCCGCCGCTGTCGAGCGAGTCGCGGACGGCGTACGTCGGAACGCTCGGCCCGGACGAGTCGGAGACGGTTCGGTTCGCCCTGGAGTCGTCCGCGGACGCGATCGAGACGACGACCGGCGCCGCGATCACGATCGAGTACGACACCGAGCCGGACGATCGCACCAGCACGGACCCGATCCCGATCCCGGTCTCGATCGTCGACGCCGACGAGGGGACCGACGTCGACTCCGTCGCGCCGTTCGCCGCGGCCGCGGTCGTGGTCGCGCTGACGGCGATCTGGTGGTTCCGCAGACGCTGA
- a CDS encoding 30S ribosomal protein S5: protein MSGNNYNDDGWEPVTRLGRKVQEGDIETMEAALNSGLPLKEPEIVDQLLPGLDDEVLDINMVQRMTDSGRRVKFRCVVAVGNRDGYVGYAEGRDDQVGSAIQKAIGIAKLNIIQVPRGSGSWEDRSDRAHSLTRRTKGKAGSVEVELIPAPEGLGLAASDTVRAVIELAGIENAWTKSHGNTRTTVNLAKATFNALENASQSRHPASRGRTEEPEVADQ, encoded by the coding sequence ATGAGTGGAAACAACTACAACGACGACGGATGGGAGCCCGTCACTCGCCTCGGCCGGAAGGTCCAGGAGGGCGACATCGAGACGATGGAGGCCGCTCTCAACTCGGGGCTTCCGCTGAAAGAGCCCGAAATCGTCGACCAGCTCCTCCCCGGACTGGACGACGAGGTGCTGGACATCAACATGGTCCAGCGGATGACCGACTCCGGACGGCGAGTGAAGTTCCGCTGCGTCGTCGCCGTCGGCAACCGCGACGGCTACGTCGGCTACGCCGAAGGTCGCGACGATCAGGTCGGCTCCGCCATCCAGAAGGCGATCGGCATCGCGAAGCTGAACATCATTCAGGTCCCGCGCGGGTCGGGGTCGTGGGAGGACCGATCCGATCGGGCCCACTCGCTGACCCGCCGCACGAAGGGGAAGGCCGGCTCCGTCGAGGTCGAGCTCATTCCCGCCCCGGAGGGGCTGGGACTGGCCGCCAGCGACACCGTTCGCGCGGTCATCGAGCTCGCGGGCATCGAGAACGCCTGGACCAAGAGCCACGGCAACACCCGCACGACCGTCAACCTCGCGAAGGCGACGTTCAACGCGCTCGAAAACGCCTCGCAGTCGCGACATCCGGCCTCGCGCGGACGGACGGAGGAACCGGAGGTGGCTGATCAATGA
- a CDS encoding uL15m family ribosomal protein: MTSKKRRQRGSRTHGGGTHKNRRGAGHRGGRGRAGRSKHEFHNYEPRKKHGFKRPQDIRAEVAEIDVQKLDEDAILYVAEDDAEETGDGYAIDARDVVEDGHEVDVVKVLGSGQVRNALEVTADAFSDAAREKLEAAGGEAIVSERAQEAAKADADDDAEQDEE, encoded by the coding sequence ATGACGAGCAAAAAACGACGCCAGCGCGGATCGCGAACCCACGGCGGTGGCACCCACAAGAACCGACGTGGTGCGGGCCACCGCGGCGGACGCGGTCGCGCCGGGCGGAGCAAACACGAGTTCCACAACTACGAACCGCGGAAGAAACACGGCTTCAAGCGCCCCCAGGACATCCGCGCCGAGGTCGCAGAGATCGACGTCCAGAAGCTCGACGAAGACGCCATCCTCTACGTCGCCGAGGACGACGCGGAAGAGACCGGCGACGGGTACGCGATCGACGCCCGTGACGTCGTCGAAGACGGTCACGAAGTCGACGTCGTCAAGGTCCTCGGCTCCGGCCAGGTCCGTAACGCGCTCGAGGTGACGGCGGACGCCTTCTCCGACGCGGCCCGCGAGAAACTCGAGGCCGCCGGCGGCGAGGCGATCGTCTCGGAGCGCGCCCAAGAGGCCGCGAAGGCGGACGCCGACGACGACGCCGAACAGGACGAGGAGTAA
- a CDS encoding 30S ribosomal protein S14 yields the protein MSESETENDRTGEHAAKRTGQIEECQRCGREQGLVGKYDINLCRQCFREIARDMGFKKYR from the coding sequence ATGAGTGAAAGCGAAACCGAAAACGATCGCACGGGCGAGCACGCTGCAAAGCGCACCGGCCAGATCGAGGAGTGCCAGCGCTGCGGCCGCGAACAGGGGCTCGTCGGCAAGTACGACATCAACCTCTGCCGGCAGTGCTTTCGCGAGATCGCCCGCGACATGGGATTCAAGAAGTACCGATAA
- a CDS encoding 50S ribosomal protein L32e has protein sequence MADEDQSDEPQELEDISGVGASKAEALREAGFESIEDIKEADQDDLAEAEGIGNALAARIKADVGDLEVTDETEAEIEDEGVEEEEPEDVETELRPRGLTEKTPELSEEEERLLNRRRTVGTPQFNRQDYHKKKRTPESWRRPRGGLSKQRIGIKGKGPKVQAGYRTPESVRGKHPSGFEEVYVENVDDLEGVDGDREAVRIASAVGARKRERIEEQAEEQGVRVLNPTYEEVEVESDD, from the coding sequence ATGGCAGACGAAGACCAATCCGACGAGCCACAGGAGCTCGAAGACATCAGCGGCGTCGGCGCGAGCAAAGCCGAAGCACTGCGCGAGGCCGGCTTCGAGTCGATCGAGGACATCAAGGAGGCCGACCAGGACGACCTGGCCGAGGCCGAGGGCATCGGTAACGCGCTCGCGGCCCGGATCAAGGCCGACGTCGGCGACCTCGAAGTCACCGATGAGACCGAGGCCGAGATCGAAGACGAAGGCGTCGAAGAGGAAGAACCGGAAGACGTCGAAACCGAACTACGGCCCCGCGGGCTGACCGAGAAGACGCCCGAACTCTCCGAGGAGGAAGAGCGCCTGCTTAACCGCCGTCGGACCGTGGGCACGCCGCAGTTCAACCGACAGGACTACCACAAGAAAAAGCGGACGCCCGAATCCTGGCGCCGACCCCGCGGTGGGCTCTCGAAGCAGCGGATCGGCATCAAGGGCAAGGGTCCGAAGGTCCAGGCCGGCTACCGCACGCCAGAGTCCGTTCGGGGCAAACACCCCAGCGGCTTCGAGGAGGTCTACGTCGAGAACGTCGACGACCTCGAGGGCGTCGACGGCGATCGCGAGGCGGTTCGCATCGCCTCGGCGGTCGGTGCGCGCAAGCGCGAACGGATCGAGGAACAGGCCGAGGAACAGGGCGTCCGCGTCCTGAACCCGACCTACGAAGAAGTCGAGGTGGAGTCCGATGACTGA
- the secY gene encoding preprotein translocase subunit SecY yields MGWKEAAEPVLTRMPAVRRPEGHVPFKRKLAWTAGILMLYFFLTNITLLGLSGEGSDLFGEFRAILAGEMGSLLQVGIGPIVTASIVLQLLGGANLLGLDTDDPRDQVLYQGLQKLLVIVMTALTALPMVFAGGGFLPAQQQLALGGLNLDHTGVQVLMFVQIFIGGILILYMDEVVSKWGVGSGIGLFIIAGVSQRLVTGLVQPSEPGFFYNWYQIIVGEVQVGSIVAGNGLHTILLGEGQLIALLTTLLIFGIVVYAESVRVEIPLSHARVKGARGRFPVKLIYASVLPMILVRALQANIQFIGQIMYSQLGNGGIPDVLGVYNSQAQPVSGFFYYLAPIYSPSDWMWWTGDISQATWMVLARIGIDMTFMIVGGAVFAIFWVETTDMGPEATAKQIQNSGMQIPGFRQNVGVIEKVMERYIPQVTVIGGALVGLLAVWANMLGTIGSISGTGLLLAVSITYKLYEEIAEEQLMEMHPMMRQMFGKE; encoded by the coding sequence ATGGGATGGAAGGAAGCCGCTGAACCGGTCCTGACGCGGATGCCCGCTGTGCGCCGTCCGGAGGGGCACGTCCCCTTCAAGCGCAAGCTGGCGTGGACGGCCGGCATCCTGATGTTGTACTTTTTCCTGACCAACATCACCCTGCTCGGGCTGTCCGGGGAGGGAAGCGACCTCTTCGGCGAGTTCCGCGCGATCCTCGCCGGCGAGATGGGGTCTCTGCTGCAGGTCGGCATCGGGCCGATCGTCACCGCGAGCATTGTCTTGCAGCTGCTGGGTGGTGCGAATCTGCTCGGACTCGACACTGACGACCCGCGGGATCAGGTCCTCTACCAGGGCCTCCAGAAGCTGCTCGTCATCGTCATGACGGCGTTGACGGCGCTTCCGATGGTGTTCGCCGGCGGCGGCTTCCTGCCTGCCCAGCAGCAGCTGGCGCTCGGCGGACTCAACCTCGATCACACGGGGGTCCAGGTCCTGATGTTCGTCCAGATCTTCATCGGCGGCATCCTCATCCTCTACATGGACGAGGTCGTCAGCAAGTGGGGCGTGGGCAGCGGGATCGGTCTGTTCATCATCGCCGGGGTCAGCCAGCGACTCGTCACCGGATTAGTCCAGCCGTCGGAGCCCGGCTTCTTCTACAACTGGTATCAGATCATCGTCGGAGAAGTCCAGGTCGGCTCGATCGTCGCCGGAAACGGGCTGCACACGATCTTGCTCGGTGAAGGGCAACTCATCGCGCTCCTGACGACCCTGCTGATCTTCGGGATCGTCGTCTACGCGGAATCCGTCCGCGTCGAGATCCCGTTGAGTCACGCCCGAGTGAAGGGCGCTCGCGGTCGCTTCCCCGTGAAGCTCATCTACGCGAGCGTCCTGCCGATGATCCTCGTGCGGGCGCTGCAGGCCAACATCCAGTTCATCGGCCAGATCATGTACAGCCAGTTGGGCAACGGCGGGATACCCGATGTGCTCGGCGTTTACAACAGCCAGGCCCAACCCGTCTCCGGGTTCTTCTACTACCTGGCCCCGATCTACTCGCCGAGCGACTGGATGTGGTGGACCGGCGACATCTCTCAGGCGACCTGGATGGTCCTGGCTCGAATCGGCATCGACATGACGTTCATGATCGTCGGCGGAGCGGTCTTCGCCATCTTCTGGGTCGAAACCACGGACATGGGCCCGGAAGCGACGGCGAAGCAGATCCAAAACTCCGGGATGCAGATCCCCGGCTTCCGCCAGAACGTCGGCGTCATCGAGAAGGTCATGGAGCGGTACATCCCGCAGGTGACCGTCATCGGCGGCGCACTCGTCGGCCTGCTGGCCGTCTGGGCGAACATGCTTGGCACGATCGGGTCTATCAGCGGAACCGGGCTACTGCTGGCCGTCTCCATCACGTACAAGCTGTACGAGGAGATCGCCGAGGAGCAGCTCATGGAGATGCACCCGATGATGCGCCAGATGTTCGGCAAAGAATAA
- a CDS encoding 50S ribosomal protein L19e — MTDLSAQKRLAADVLDVGENRVWLDPDAQSEIAEAITREEIRDLVAQGTIQADEPQGNSRGRARERNAKRAYGHQKGPGKRRGKKGARQNEKEEWQNKIRAQRRKLRELRDTGELTPTQYRELYKKAGGGEFRSVRYLLNYIDDNYGDQ; from the coding sequence ATGACTGATCTCTCCGCGCAGAAACGACTCGCCGCCGACGTCCTCGACGTCGGCGAGAATCGCGTCTGGCTCGACCCCGACGCCCAGTCGGAGATCGCCGAGGCGATCACCCGCGAGGAGATCCGCGATCTCGTCGCCCAGGGAACCATCCAGGCGGACGAACCGCAGGGCAACTCCCGGGGGCGCGCCCGCGAACGCAACGCGAAGCGCGCGTACGGCCACCAGAAGGGGCCGGGCAAGCGCCGCGGCAAGAAGGGCGCACGCCAGAACGAGAAGGAGGAGTGGCAGAACAAGATTCGCGCACAGCGCCGGAAACTCCGCGAACTCCGCGATACGGGCGAACTCACGCCCACACAGTACCGCGAGCTCTACAAGAAGGCTGGCGGCGGCGAGTTCCGGAGCGTCCGGTACCTGTTGAACTACATCGACGACAATTACGGTGACCAATAA
- a CDS encoding 50S ribosomal protein L30 has product MKAVVQVRGEVNRQRKVQDTLEMLNIHSVNHCALVPETDAYEGMIAKVNDYVAVGEPSADVLETVLAKRAEPLEGKQSDVDEEWLAENTEYDDFGDLAEALLAEETTLREEGLSPTLRLHPPRGGHAGIKKPTVEGGQLGKHTTEQINDLLESMR; this is encoded by the coding sequence ATGAAGGCAGTCGTGCAGGTTCGTGGCGAAGTCAACCGACAGCGGAAAGTCCAGGACACGCTGGAGATGCTCAACATCCACAGCGTGAACCACTGTGCGCTCGTCCCCGAGACGGACGCGTACGAGGGGATGATCGCGAAGGTCAACGACTACGTCGCCGTCGGCGAACCGAGCGCGGACGTCCTCGAGACGGTGCTCGCAAAGCGCGCCGAGCCCCTGGAGGGCAAGCAGTCGGACGTCGACGAGGAGTGGCTCGCCGAGAATACCGAGTACGACGACTTCGGCGACCTCGCCGAGGCGCTGCTCGCCGAGGAGACGACGCTGCGCGAGGAGGGACTGTCCCCGACGCTGCGTCTTCACCCGCCCCGCGGGGGACACGCCGGAATCAAGAAACCGACGGTCGAGGGCGGACAACTCGGAAAGCATACAACTGAGCAGATTAACGACCTGCTAGAATCGATGCGATAA
- a CDS encoding 50S ribosomal protein L5: MSEAEADFHAMRKPCVEKVVVHMGVGRGGRELGHAEDIIEEITEQESVRTQAKRTEPDFGIRQGDPIGTKVTLRGEDASEFLETALPLAELSASQFDDTGNFSFGVEEHTDFPSQEYDPNVGIYGLDVTVNLVRPGYRVAKRDKATRSIPSRHRLTPEDAIAFLESNFDVSVEESTDE, from the coding sequence ATGTCGGAAGCTGAAGCCGACTTCCACGCGATGCGCAAACCCTGCGTCGAGAAAGTCGTCGTCCACATGGGCGTCGGCCGCGGCGGTCGCGAACTCGGCCACGCCGAGGACATCATCGAGGAGATCACCGAACAGGAGAGCGTCCGCACCCAGGCGAAGCGGACCGAACCCGACTTCGGCATCCGCCAGGGCGACCCGATCGGGACGAAGGTCACGCTCCGCGGCGAGGACGCCTCCGAGTTCCTCGAGACGGCGCTGCCGCTCGCGGAACTCTCCGCGTCGCAGTTCGACGATACGGGCAACTTCAGCTTCGGCGTCGAGGAACACACCGACTTCCCGAGCCAGGAGTACGACCCGAACGTCGGGATCTACGGGCTGGACGTCACCGTCAACCTGGTGCGTCCGGGCTACCGCGTGGCCAAGCGCGACAAGGCCACCCGATCGATCCCGTCGCGGCACCGCCTGACCCCCGAGGACGCGATCGCGTTCCTCGAATCGAACTTCGACGTCTCCGTCGAGGAATCCACAGATGAGTGA
- a CDS encoding 50S ribosomal protein L6: MRVELEIPENVSVEVDHLDVTVDGPEGAVTRRLWYPDVSVDVEDDAVVIASESEDAKTNATVGTFESHVENAFHGVTEGWEYKMEVFYSHFPMQVRVESDDVVIENFLGEKAARRTTIHGDTDVAVDGEELVLSGPNKDHVGQTAADIEQLTRVSGKDTRVFQDGVYITEKPATGGA, encoded by the coding sequence ATGCGAGTCGAACTGGAAATCCCCGAAAACGTATCCGTCGAGGTCGACCATCTCGACGTGACCGTCGATGGACCGGAAGGCGCCGTTACGCGGCGTCTCTGGTACCCCGACGTGAGCGTCGATGTCGAAGACGACGCCGTGGTGATCGCAAGCGAGTCCGAGGACGCAAAGACCAACGCGACCGTCGGAACCTTCGAGAGCCACGTCGAGAACGCGTTCCACGGCGTGACCGAAGGCTGGGAGTACAAGATGGAAGTCTTCTACTCTCACTTCCCGATGCAGGTCCGCGTAGAGAGCGACGACGTCGTCATCGAGAACTTCCTCGGCGAGAAGGCAGCGCGACGAACGACGATCCACGGTGACACCGACGTCGCCGTCGACGGCGAGGAACTCGTCCTCTCCGGCCCGAACAAGGACCACGTCGGGCAGACGGCGGCGGACATCGAGCAGCTGACGCGCGTCAGCGGCAAGGACACCCGCGTCTTCCAGGACGGGGTCTACATCACCGAGAAACCCGCCACAGGAGGTGCCTGA